The sequence GGCGGCCATCGTCCAGGAGCCCGGCGAACGGCGTGAGGTCGTACTCGAGGGGCCGGACGTCGAAGGCGTGCGGGCCCGGGACGACGTACCAGAGGAAGGGGTTGGACCAGCCGCCGGTCCACACGTTCGGGAACGGCGCGGCGATCCCGGCCAGTCGCCCGTCGACCTTGATCTGCACCTCGCGGTACGGCCCGTGGTCGGCCTTGCAGGAGTACGACGCCGGGTCGGCCACGGTCAGGTACCAGAACTCCTCGCAGCCGCCGCCGGATCCGGTGGCGTACACCTCGGCGACGATGCGCTCACTGTTGCGCGGGGTGGTGAGGGTCGTACCGTCGGGCGTGTCGGCGAGGGTGAGGACGCGGTCGGGCGCGGGGGCCCCGGGGCGGCCCGCGTAGAAGGTGAGCGTCACCTTGACGTCGATGACGCCGGTGTAGGTGTCGTCCACGACGTTCCCGATGAGCATCTCGACGTTCTGCGGGCCCCGGAAGGTGTCGCTGTAACGGGTGACGTCCTTCTCCACATGCCACTCGATGCCGTCCGGTGACGGCTCGGGCGTCGAGGTGCGCAGGATCTCGACGCCGCCGACGTGCAGATAGCCGAGGCGGTCGTACTGGCGGCCCTTCACCTTGCCGTCGAGGCGCAGGACGACCTTGCTCCAGCGGTCGCCGCAGCCCTTCGGCGGGGTGTACGCGCCCCGGTAGGGCGTGAAGTCACGGAACTGGGCCTCGGCCAGAGTGACCTGGCAGGACTTGGTGTGCGGCCGGTCGACGGGCGGGGCGGCGGTCACCGGATCGTGCCAGTCGGTGCCGAACTCGGCCGGAACGCCGCCGGCCGGGGCCGTGGCCTGAGCGGCGGCGGCCCCGGTTCCGAAGAACGTGCTCGCCAGGAGGGCCGCCCCGGCGAGCATGGACATGACTATCCGTCTTCTCATGGGCGGTGTTCTACGGGGAGGCGGGTCCACCCCGCAATGAGGCCTGGGGCGGTTCGGCCAATCCGTCAGGCGCCCAGTTCCTCCCGGTCGCCCATGACCATCACCGGATGCCGGGCGGGGTCGAGCGTACGCAGCAGGTACTCCATGACCGCCTTGGAAACGCTGACGCAGGCCGAGGTGCCGCTGCCGTGGTCGAGGTGCAGCCAGATGCCACCGCCCTTGGCCACGCCCTCGGGGCGGGTGCCGTCGCGCGGCGGGGTGCCCTTGACCCGGTTGTAGTCGATGGCGAGGACGTAGTCGAAGTCGTGCTGGTGCGCCTCGTCCCAGTCCTTCGGCGGCGCGTAGGCGCCCGCGTCATGGTCGTACGGCAGTCTGGTCCCCGGGTTCGGGAGCACACCGCCCGCGTCGGAGAGGGTGAACACGCCCAGCGGGCTGCGGTCGTCGCCCATCCGGTGGTCCGTCGTCCAGCCGTGGCGGCCGTTGTGAGCGGGCCAACTGCCCGCCGGACGCCAGTCGGCGCCGTGCCGTGTGTACAGCACGACCGTGGAGTAGGCCGAGTCCCTGCCCTCGCCGTACACGGCCACGACCTGG is a genomic window of Streptomyces griseochromogenes containing:
- a CDS encoding peptide-N4-asparagine amidase, with the protein product MRRRIVMSMLAGAALLASTFFGTGAAAAQATAPAGGVPAEFGTDWHDPVTAAPPVDRPHTKSCQVTLAEAQFRDFTPYRGAYTPPKGCGDRWSKVVLRLDGKVKGRQYDRLGYLHVGGVEILRTSTPEPSPDGIEWHVEKDVTRYSDTFRGPQNVEMLIGNVVDDTYTGVIDVKVTLTFYAGRPGAPAPDRVLTLADTPDGTTLTTPRNSERIVAEVYATGSGGGCEEFWYLTVADPASYSCKADHGPYREVQIKVDGRLAGIAAPFPNVWTGGWSNPFLWYVVPGPHAFDVRPLEYDLTPFAGLLDDGRPHRVEVSVVGLPAGQSGWSTPVNVLVWQDAHRAQVTGAVTADKATDVANSSVYTPGTENRVDTGAGHRLTVSGYLDTSHGRVSTTVTRTLANDSTHRWTDGENTDGLDATWTDDETVKTDGRGPARTTHTLRTYTMNGTTTLGTDNRLRTVLTIGDRATAVRQQGGRRLSWSRLDDTYSGDAAYTANVPREQRHAVGTSSERYRLYGPDGCYDRSLATAQGTLTEDRSRC
- a CDS encoding L,D-transpeptidase family protein gives rise to the protein MQIDGVRRATVVVAAFGTLLATLSACAGADVPRSAGARGPTGRATHTPAGPAARAVDPTRIPGVGNRLYRRIPADSTQVVAVYGEGRDSAYSTVVLYTRHGADWRPAGSWPAHNGRHGWTTDHRMGDDRSPLGVFTLSDAGGVLPNPGTRLPYDHDAGAYAPPKDWDEAHQHDFDYVLAIDYNRVKGTPPRDGTRPEGVAKGGGIWLHLDHGSGTSACVSVSKAVMEYLLRTLDPARHPVMVMGDREELGA